Within Halorubrum lacusprofundi ATCC 49239, the genomic segment TCCGGTTCGGCGGGCCGTCGTCAAGCGCCGACTCGTCGACGAGCTGTCCGAACTCTGGATCCTCATCAGCGTAGCCGTCGATCGCGTCGGTCACGCCGGTGGCGCTGGCGCGGCCGTCGGTCTCGACGAACGTGTCGGGCGGGTCGCGCTCCGCCCGGTCGAGGCTCCGGAGGGCGGCGTCGCTGGTCATCCGCCGCTCCACGTAGACGGTCACGGTGTCGTCCTCGCTCGTGGCGAAGTTGTCGGACAGGAAGTTGATCGTCTCGGTCGCGGTGTACTCGCCGGGCTGCATCGGGCCGGGGAAGTAGTCGACGTAGCCGGGCTGCTCACTCGGGGGGAGGAAGTCGTCGTCGTCGAACGTGGTGTCGACGCCCGCGCCGTACCCGGCCGCGCCGGCGGTCAGGAGGAGAACGACGACGAGGAAGACGGCGGGGGCCGGACGAGAGATCGCGGTCAGCGACGGAAGTAATCGACCGAGCGCCGAGTCCTCGGAGCCAAGCGGGCGGGAGCCGAACTCGGGGAGCGACCGCTCGGCGCGCCAGCGGTCGACGAGGAGCTTCGCCGCCGGCAGAAAGCCGACGAAAATGACGAGGATGAAACAGATGCCGATACCGGCGACGAGCCCGAACTCCTGAAGTGGGCCGAGCGAGCTGGTCAGGTTCGCGAGGAAGCCGATGATCGTCGTCCCCGCGATGATCGAGTACGCGACCGTCAGCTGCCCGAGTGCGTCTCGCATGGCGGCCGTCGGTTCGACCCCCTCCGCGCGCTCCTCGCGGTAGCGGTTCACCGTGTGGATCCCGAAGTCGATCCCGATCGCGAGCAGGAGGACGGGCACCGCGATCAACACGTCGGAGAAGGCGATACCGGCGTAGCCGGTGAACCCGAACGTCCAGACCACGGTCATCAACAGCGCGACGCCGCCCAACACGAAGTCGAACGGGTCGCGGTACGCGTACGCCAACAGCCCCAGGATGACGGCGAGCGCCGCCGGCACGACGATCGCGAGCGAGTCGAAGATCACCTGCGCGAACTCGTTGTCGACGATGCCGCCCCCGAAGACGGTGACATCGCCGGGCGAACGCTCGGCGATGTCGCGCGCCTCCAACTGGAGCGACTGGGCGTCGGCCGACGCGGGGAACGAGTGGGTGACGACGCCGAGCGCGGCGGAGGCGGTCTGCGACTCCCGGTTGTAGTCGTCCGAGAGCAGCGTGTCGAAGCCGGGGTCCTCGGCGGCCGCGTCGACCGCGTCGTCGATCTCTCCCTCGCTGGCGCGCTCGACCGCGTCGCGCGCGTCGCCGGCGGTCTCGACGTTCTCGTCGAGTTCGGCCGCCACGTCCATCGCCGGGGCGGACACCTCGGTCACCCGGAGGTCGTCACGGTCTTCGAGCCGCTCGGCCGTCTCCAACATCGCGAGCAGTCCGCGCCGGTCGAGCACGTTGCCGTCCCGCTGGATCAGCTGCGTGGTCGGCTCGTCGCCGCCGAACGCGGGCTCGAACTGCTCGTTCACCCGGTCGAGCGCGTCGGCCTCGTCGATCCCCTCGGTGAACTGGTCGCTGCCCGCCTCGGACTCGAGGAGGGCCATCCCGGGCGCGAAAAGCACCGTGACGAGCAGGCAGGCGACGACAACCTGCTTCGGTCGGTCGACGACGCGGTCGGTTATCTCCCGGAAGACGCGCTCTACTCCCGACATCTACCGGTTGCCGCCGAACCGGTCGCGGGCCCGCCGGCGGAACCGCGAGATCGCTCGGCTCACCCGGCCGCGCTTCCAGACCGCCGCGGCGCCGATCGCAAGGGCGCTCAGCAGGGCGACGATTCCGACCGGTGACCGGAGCACGCTGCCACCGTCGTCGGTGGCGACCTCGACGGGGAGCCGGTAGGTGTCCGAGAGCTGCTCGTCGCCCTCGGCGTCGTCGTACCGGAAGTCGACCGCGGCGGAGTACGTCTTCGGCGCGGCCCCGCCGTCAGCGCTTACTTCGAAGCGCAGGGTCGTCTCCTCGCCCGGATCCAGCGACGTGACGAACGCCTCGTCGTCGTCCGAGGAGATCGGCTCGTCCACGAACAGCTTCGCCTGCACGTCCGAGACCGGCTCGGAGCCCGTGTTACGAACGACCACGTCGTACCGGGCGGTCTCACCCGGCGCGATTCCGGTCGCGGCGCCGGCGACGGCGGCGGTTCTGTTGTCGCCCTCGTCAGTCCCGTTACCGTCACTGCCGGTCTCGTTACCGCCCGCACCGTCCTCGTCGACACGCGGTTCGACCGGTGAGACGGCGAAGGTCTCCTGTTCCGGGCGCACATCGACGACGGCGTCGTACGCGTCGGAGACGACCACGTCGTCGTCGAGCCCGCGATAGCGCACGACGAGGTTGAGCGTCCGATTGCCCGGGGTTGCGTCGGTGCGGATCCCGGCGTCGAACGTCGCCGTCGCGGTCTCGCCGACCCCGAGGTCGCCGACGGTCACCCGCGTCTCGCGGGGGACGACGTTCTCGTCGGTCGGAATCGTGTCCGCCCCGACCCCCTCCGGCGCCGGCGCCTCGTTGTCGAAGGCGACGACGGCGTTCTCCACCGGACGCGGGCCGTCGTTGCGGACCGCGACCGTGAACGAGCCGTCCTTGCCGACCTCCAGCGAACTGTTGAGGCCGGTCACGTCGAACGCCTGCCGCGAGAGCGGGGTCACGCCGGTCCGAACCGTTCGGGCGGTAGCGTCCGCACGCTCGGCGTCTCGGTACTCCACGTCGAACTCCAGCGTCGAAGCCCGTGGCGTCGCGTCGGCGGCGGCGTCGAACCGGTAGGTGAAGGTGCGGTTCTCGCCGGGCGCCCAGTCGTCGACGTACGTCTCGGTGGTGCCGGCCTCGGTGGTGAAGGTGAGATCAGGGTCGACCGGGGTCGCCGCCACCGACGCCTCGCGGGCGGTTTCGTTCTGGACGTTTCGCATCGTCACGTCGACGACGCCGGTGTCGCCGGCTTGGACCGCGCCGTCGACGGCGGTGACCGCGAACTGCGCGCGGTCGGTTATCTCGACGTCGACGACCACGGTCTCGGTCTCGACGCGCTCGTCGCGGAGGGTCGCGCCGTTGTCGTCCTCGGCGTTGTAGACGTTCCGGTACTCCAGTCGGATCGGGACCTGGTAGACGCCCGGTTCCGCGTCCTCGTCGGGGACGACGGTGAAGTCGATCGGACCGGTGACGCCCCGAGGCACGTCGCCCACCGTCTGTTCGCCGGTGCGCACGTCGAACGGAACGTCGCGGTTGGTCTCGTCGCCGGAGAGGATCCGCGCGGTGGTCTCGTGGGCGGTCACCACCTCGCTTTCGAGGTCGTCGAACCCCTCCTCGCTCA encodes:
- a CDS encoding efflux RND transporter permease subunit, with product MSGVERVFREITDRVVDRPKQVVVACLLVTVLFAPGMALLESEAGSDQFTEGIDEADALDRVNEQFEPAFGGDEPTTQLIQRDGNVLDRRGLLAMLETAERLEDRDDLRVTEVSAPAMDVAAELDENVETAGDARDAVERASEGEIDDAVDAAAEDPGFDTLLSDDYNRESQTASAALGVVTHSFPASADAQSLQLEARDIAERSPGDVTVFGGGIVDNEFAQVIFDSLAIVVPAALAVILGLLAYAYRDPFDFVLGGVALLMTVVWTFGFTGYAGIAFSDVLIAVPVLLLAIGIDFGIHTVNRYREERAEGVEPTAAMRDALGQLTVAYSIIAGTTIIGFLANLTSSLGPLQEFGLVAGIGICFILVIFVGFLPAAKLLVDRWRAERSLPEFGSRPLGSEDSALGRLLPSLTAISRPAPAVFLVVVLLLTAGAAGYGAGVDTTFDDDDFLPPSEQPGYVDYFPGPMQPGEYTATETINFLSDNFATSEDDTVTVYVERRMTSDAALRSLDRAERDPPDTFVETDGRASATGVTDAIDGYADEDPEFGQLVDESALDDGPPNRNLDRIYGELRDSGYADFTGEYLADDSRSTRVVYDVESDASDAAITADAREVADRYRGDATATGQIVVFQAVSETIFSSAIVSLSAALGLSALLLIVLFRLFLGSPALGLVTLLPVAVTVATLTATMRLAGIPFNALTATILSITIGLGVDYTVHVAHRFHDEYVELGDADAAVETTLRGTGGALTGTMATTALGTGVLVLAITPILGQFGLLTAASISLAYVASLVVLPPALIVWAAVVERRPDLLWTGRLVGGLGSGSDGGTGTPDSVERTAEDARTDGGVVEGDAEGRFQWSPPLNEADRRGAGGDPDDRSQKR
- a CDS encoding COG1361 S-layer family protein yields the protein MSRIRKIAVVALVCCLLVAGTALVAANDTVSGDPDIEAFAPETAFVPGEESTLQVSLNNRGDVSEEGFDDLESEVVTAHETTARILSGDETNRDVPFDVRTGEQTVGDVPRGVTGPIDFTVVPDEDAEPGVYQVPIRLEYRNVYNAEDDNGATLRDERVETETVVVDVEITDRAQFAVTAVDGAVQAGDTGVVDVTMRNVQNETAREASVAATPVDPDLTFTTEAGTTETYVDDWAPGENRTFTYRFDAAADATPRASTLEFDVEYRDAERADATARTVRTGVTPLSRQAFDVTGLNSSLEVGKDGSFTVAVRNDGPRPVENAVVAFDNEAPAPEGVGADTIPTDENVVPRETRVTVGDLGVGETATATFDAGIRTDATPGNRTLNLVVRYRGLDDDVVVSDAYDAVVDVRPEQETFAVSPVEPRVDEDGAGGNETGSDGNGTDEGDNRTAAVAGAATGIAPGETARYDVVVRNTGSEPVSDVQAKLFVDEPISSDDDEAFVTSLDPGEETTLRFEVSADGGAAPKTYSAAVDFRYDDAEGDEQLSDTYRLPVEVATDDGGSVLRSPVGIVALLSALAIGAAAVWKRGRVSRAISRFRRRARDRFGGNR